ACCGAATTGTTTTCCAGAAAGAGTACACACGGGTGCCAATAAATTAAATCAACTAAGTAAACACCACAAAATCCAAAAACAGAAAAACAAGCGGCACTACGAACAGCACGCTATCGAAAAGGTCGAGCACTCCGCCGTGTCCGGGAATCAGCGTTGATGAATCTTTAACACCTGCATTGCGTTTCAATTTCGATTCTGCCAAATCGCCTAACTGTCCGAAAACCCCAACGTTTCATACCGCGCAACGTCGTTATGTACAATGTGTACTGCCTTCAATATCAACATTTTTGAAAGGATTTCATTATGAGTTACACCAATATTCTTATCGCCATCGGACTTCTTGCCTTAATGTGGTATGTCACAACAACAATCCTCATTTATGATGCTTTATGCAAGAGGAATATCAAAGTGAGCTTTCTTTTTCTGAGGTTCCTCATTCTAAAGTACGCATCGCAATACAAAGAGATCACTCTCAAGGAGACGGGGAAGGTCGGACCGCTGTTTTATCACTGGATAATTTCGATCAACATAGACCTAGCTTCAGCCATTTTCATCTTGCTCATAAGAATAGTTTAGGCAGTACGGCGTAAACGGCACATAAAACGGCAACCAACGACGCTCACATCATTTGAAAAAGAAAATAAATATCGTTTAATGCCGTTTGTCCCATTTGGGCAATGAAAAATTATAGGTCGCAAACGGCACTGCGTAAGACTGCACATGTGCAATAGATGAAGCGTATTCGTATATTAGTGTAATAACAATCGGAATATGGATGAAGAAAAAGCTAACAATCGATAATTTGATTACCGAAGCCAGGACGTTCTGTGAAAAGGAATCAAAGTTCAATAACAAGGATCTTTTCGGAGTGACAGATGGTAAGGCTGTCGGGACTTTCATCGAACACAAGTTCACTGAGCACTTGGAGGTAACCTATGACGTTACTATCGGCTCTTCAGCCAACGGCATTGATTTACCATCTGACGACATTAGTACGGATATCAAAGTTACTTCAATTGAACAACCGCAATCCTCCTGCCTGTTCCGGAATCCAAGACAAAAGATATATGGTCTCGGCTACAACTTGCTCCTCTTTGTTTACGAAAAAACAGATGACCCCACCAAGAAGGCGGCTCGATTAAATTTCATTAGTTGCTCATTCATACATAAGCAACGAACTGCTGACTATCAGATGACGAAAACAATCCGTCAGATGATTGAAAACAACGCCAACGCCGAAGACATTATTGCCTACTTCAATGACAGGAACCTTCCTGCAGACGAAATCACGATGACAGGATTGGCTGAGGAAGTGCTTAAAAACAAACCTGACCAAGGGTATCTGACCATCTCTAACGCCCTCCAATGGCGGCTTCAATACGGACGCATCGTCAAACTCACACAAAATGTTGATGGTATAGTGCGAATAATCGACAACGTCTGAGATATTCTCAATGAAAAACGCCCTTCACCATATTAAAGAAACAACGCTCGACTTCTTGAGGTCTCGATTCAAAAGGATTCAAGGATTCGATGATGCAAACAGAGAGATACTTCAATTGTCGGGCATTAACGATTTTTTCTTGGCCGAAAAAGACTTCCAACTTTTCTTAGAACTTCTCGTACCACGTCCAAAGGTCGCTGAGACGACAATGAGGCGAGAATACGGAG
This genomic window from Bacteroidota bacterium contains:
- a CDS encoding restriction endonuclease, coding for MKKKLTIDNLITEARTFCEKESKFNNKDLFGVTDGKAVGTFIEHKFTEHLEVTYDVTIGSSANGIDLPSDDISTDIKVTSIEQPQSSCLFRNPRQKIYGLGYNLLLFVYEKTDDPTKKAARLNFISCSFIHKQRTADYQMTKTIRQMIENNANAEDIIAYFNDRNLPADEITMTGLAEEVLKNKPDQGYLTISNALQWRLQYGRIVKLTQNVDGIVRIIDNV